From Pusillibacter faecalis, one genomic window encodes:
- the tilS gene encoding tRNA lysidine(34) synthetase TilS, with protein sequence MTTNDLLSRAPRWVLPGRGRTVLCAVSGGLDSMCLLDLLDRWCREREGAVIAAHFNHQLRGAESDRDEAFVRDWCREREIPFAAGSADVRALAAEEKLSLEEAARNARYAYLRREAERLGGVRIYTAHHADDNAETMLLNLVRGTGLAGLAGMPMSQNGIFRPLLQVRREELQAYAAAHGIPHVEDATNQDPGAAARNFLRLNVMPLLRELNPRAVEHMSAAADQLRIAERSLEEEARRRTAHVEVQEGRVTLSLRALGEAPDAVRPRMLLRLFDLLGVGRRDIGAVHLRAMMTMARNTAWSKEGRLDLPHGVTARYCRGWLLLETRPQPLSEVQPLPGQSFRWGDYTLTLLDLPSGEGLALRPPAAGEVLTVAPVIAGERLALPGSRGSRSVKRLCLDRGISLRQRDRLPAVYVGGRLAAVWRLGVDMEFLPGGVPCRFIQIRENKEGGHP encoded by the coding sequence ATGACGACGAATGACCTGCTCTCCCGGGCGCCCAGGTGGGTGCTGCCGGGGCGGGGGAGGACGGTGCTGTGCGCCGTGTCCGGGGGCCTGGACTCCATGTGCCTGCTGGACCTGCTGGACCGGTGGTGCCGGGAGCGGGAGGGGGCTGTGATTGCCGCCCACTTCAACCATCAGCTTCGGGGGGCGGAGTCCGACCGGGACGAGGCCTTTGTCCGGGACTGGTGCCGGGAGCGGGAAATCCCCTTTGCAGCCGGCTCCGCCGACGTGCGCGCCCTGGCCGCAGAGGAGAAGCTCTCCCTGGAGGAGGCCGCCCGGAACGCCCGGTATGCCTATTTGCGGCGGGAGGCGGAGCGTCTGGGCGGCGTCCGCATCTACACCGCCCACCACGCCGACGACAACGCGGAGACCATGCTTTTAAACCTGGTCCGGGGGACCGGCCTTGCCGGCCTCGCGGGGATGCCCATGAGTCAAAACGGCATCTTCCGCCCCCTGCTGCAGGTGCGGCGGGAAGAGCTGCAGGCCTACGCCGCCGCCCACGGCATCCCCCACGTGGAGGACGCCACCAATCAAGACCCGGGCGCCGCGGCCCGAAACTTTCTGCGGCTGAACGTGATGCCCCTGCTCCGGGAGCTGAACCCAAGGGCGGTGGAGCACATGAGCGCCGCGGCGGACCAGCTGCGCATCGCGGAGCGGTCCCTGGAGGAGGAGGCCCGCCGCCGCACCGCCCATGTGGAGGTGCAGGAGGGGCGGGTGACGCTCTCGCTGCGGGCGCTGGGGGAGGCCCCGGACGCCGTGCGGCCCCGGATGCTGCTGCGGCTTTTTGACCTGCTGGGCGTTGGGCGCAGAGACATCGGCGCCGTTCACCTGCGGGCCATGATGACGATGGCCCGGAATACCGCCTGGAGCAAGGAGGGCCGGCTGGATCTGCCCCACGGGGTCACCGCCCGGTACTGCCGGGGGTGGCTCCTCCTGGAGACCCGGCCCCAGCCCCTGAGCGAGGTGCAGCCGCTGCCCGGGCAGTCCTTCCGCTGGGGGGACTACACCCTGACGCTGCTGGATCTCCCCAGCGGGGAGGGCCTTGCCCTGCGGCCGCCTGCGGCCGGGGAGGTCCTCACCGTGGCCCCGGTGATTGCCGGGGAACGGCTGGCTCTGCCGGGGAGCCGCGGAAGCCGCAGCGTGAAGCGGCTGTGCCTGGACCGGGGGATTTCCCTCCGCCAGCGGGACCGGCTTCCCGCCGTGTATGTGGGCGGGCGCCTGGCGGCTGTGTGGCGGCTGGGCGTGGACATGGAATTTCTGCCGGGAGGCGTCCCCTGCCGGTTTATTCAAATCAGAGAGAACAAAGAGGGAGGGCATCCATGA
- the dnaB gene encoding replicative DNA helicase produces MPNEDLLLRQMPHSLEGEQAVLGSMLIDERCVKDVMDKLRPADFYLRQNREIFETIYSMFAYAKPIDGITVCEEMQKAGTYDDQTTRSYLAQLMEITPTSANVMEYVAIVRDKALLRGVAQAAAEITALVQEGVGEAGDILEAAEQKVYAIRRGQSAQDMVPLRQVLPDVLDRLSEMSESEDHLPGLSTGLSAVDQKITGLNKSDLILLAARPGMGKTSFALNIALNVARSAQKTVAVFSLEMSREQLATRLLSSEALVENTRLKTGSLRETDWEKIAGAATVLNRMDIRIDDNPMLSVADMNAKCRRIDSLGLVVIDYLQLMTSAGGSGRGGENRQQVVSDMSRMLKIMAKELNVPVICLSQLSRANEKRDDKRPMLSDLRESGAIEQDADIVLFLYRDDYYNEDSEKHNIAECIVAKNRHGETGKVELRWMPEYTTFSTLDTRYDDE; encoded by the coding sequence ATGCCAAACGAAGACCTTCTCTTGCGGCAGATGCCCCACTCCCTGGAGGGGGAGCAGGCCGTCCTTGGCTCTATGCTGATTGACGAGCGCTGCGTCAAAGACGTGATGGACAAGCTGCGCCCGGCCGACTTCTATCTCCGGCAGAACCGGGAGATTTTTGAGACCATTTACTCCATGTTCGCCTACGCCAAGCCCATTGACGGCATCACCGTCTGCGAGGAGATGCAAAAGGCCGGCACCTATGACGACCAAACCACCCGCTCGTACCTGGCCCAGCTGATGGAGATCACCCCCACCAGCGCCAACGTGATGGAGTATGTGGCCATTGTCCGGGACAAGGCGCTTCTCCGGGGCGTTGCCCAGGCTGCGGCGGAGATCACCGCCCTGGTGCAGGAGGGTGTGGGCGAGGCCGGAGACATCCTGGAGGCGGCGGAGCAGAAGGTCTACGCCATCCGCCGGGGCCAGAGCGCCCAGGACATGGTGCCCCTGCGGCAGGTGCTGCCGGACGTGCTGGACCGCCTGAGCGAGATGAGCGAGAGCGAGGACCACCTGCCGGGCCTGTCCACGGGCCTGTCCGCTGTGGACCAGAAGATCACGGGCCTCAACAAGTCCGACCTCATTTTGCTGGCGGCCCGGCCCGGCATGGGCAAGACCTCCTTCGCGCTGAACATCGCGCTGAACGTGGCCCGGAGCGCTCAGAAAACCGTGGCGGTCTTTTCCCTGGAAATGTCTCGGGAACAGCTGGCCACCCGGCTTTTAAGCTCCGAGGCTCTGGTGGAAAACACGCGGCTGAAAACCGGCAGCCTGCGGGAGACGGACTGGGAGAAAATCGCCGGCGCGGCCACGGTTCTCAACCGGATGGACATCCGGATCGACGACAACCCCATGCTCTCCGTGGCGGATATGAACGCCAAGTGCCGCCGGATCGACTCCCTGGGCCTGGTGGTTATCGACTATTTGCAGCTGATGACCTCCGCCGGAGGCTCCGGCCGGGGCGGGGAGAACCGCCAGCAGGTGGTCTCCGACATGTCCCGGATGCTGAAGATCATGGCAAAGGAATTGAACGTCCCCGTGATCTGCCTCAGCCAGCTCAGCCGTGCCAACGAAAAGCGGGACGACAAGCGGCCCATGCTCTCAGACCTGCGGGAATCCGGCGCCATTGAGCAGGACGCGGACATCGTTCTCTTTTTGTACCGGGACGACTATTATAATGAGGACTCGGAAAAGCACAACATTGCCGAGTGCATCGTGGCGAAGAACCGCCACGGCGAGACCGGCAAGGTGGAGCTGCGGTGGATGCCCGAATATACCACATTTTCCACCTTAGATACCAGATATGACGACGAATGA
- the rplI gene encoding 50S ribosomal protein L9 yields the protein MKVILQQDVRGQGKKGQLVEVSEGYARNFLLPRKLAIAATPDAINTMNLKEKARKAEEARLKAEAEATAEKLKECMVKLTAKAGSGGKLFGAVTTKEISEGLKEQFGVDVPKQKLVLEEPIKAFGSYQVKAKLGFEVNGTVYVSVYEEK from the coding sequence ATGAAAGTGATTTTACAGCAGGACGTGCGGGGCCAGGGCAAGAAGGGCCAGCTGGTAGAGGTGAGCGAGGGCTATGCCCGGAACTTTCTTCTGCCCCGGAAGCTGGCCATCGCCGCCACGCCCGACGCCATCAACACCATGAATCTCAAGGAGAAGGCCCGCAAGGCGGAGGAGGCCCGGCTGAAGGCCGAGGCGGAGGCCACGGCGGAGAAGCTCAAGGAGTGCATGGTGAAGCTCACCGCCAAGGCGGGCAGCGGCGGCAAGCTCTTTGGCGCCGTGACCACCAAGGAGATCTCCGAGGGGCTCAAGGAGCAGTTCGGAGTGGACGTCCCCAAGCAGAAGCTGGTTTTGGAGGAGCCCATCAAGGCCTTTGGCAGCTATCAGGTGAAAGCAAAGCTGGGCTTTGAGGTGAATGGGACCGTGTACGTCTCGGTATATGAGGAGAAGTGA
- a CDS encoding DHH family phosphoesterase: MNNKKLSRLLEPNLKLYFLFLVIFTLAAVPISPLLALVEGVATAALYAYFRSRNQKRRQNIMQYIDNVTGSVDTASKSTLINSPLPIMVFRPDTGEVIWSNENFLQLAGVREHLFEMRVEDAVPHFPVQWLLERKQECPERVEMNSRRFRVYGSLVRARGRGGEQSLVATTYWVDTTEADHLRAAYTATRPVLAILMLDNYEDLMKACADTARSAILAQIDEKLGAWAAAGEGLLLKTERDRYLFLFEECHYPHFAEEKFSILDSIREIRLGEGVYPTLSIGVGKDADGIPELYKNAKLSLEMALSRGGDQAVVRGRVDFEFYGGRSKSSEKRTKVKSRVMANALRELMADAGEVYIMGHSFADMDAVGAAVGVCCAARKQGKTARIVIDLERNAAGPLLAALQALPEYADVFLPGSEAFLRLRPGALLVVVDTSRPDMVESHQVLESCNRVAVIDHHRRSASYIENAAFSFHEPYASSASELVTELLQYLVEPMDLLREEAEALLAGIVLDTKHFTQRTGGRTFEAAAFLRRAGADTASVQRLFQSDLQDMVTRYDIIRRADLYRENIALSVIPEDGVDRVAAAQAADELLTLKGVQASFVLYRSGEDVLMSARSLGDINVQVILEALGGGGNSTTAGGRVEHGDVSAVKTRLVDAIDAYFEK; encoded by the coding sequence ATGAACAACAAAAAACTCTCCCGTCTGCTGGAGCCGAATTTAAAGCTGTACTTCCTCTTTCTGGTGATCTTTACCCTGGCCGCCGTGCCCATCAGCCCGCTTCTGGCGCTGGTGGAGGGCGTGGCCACCGCGGCGCTGTACGCCTATTTTCGCAGCCGCAACCAAAAGCGCCGCCAGAACATCATGCAGTATATCGACAACGTCACCGGCAGCGTGGACACCGCCAGCAAGTCCACCCTCATCAACTCTCCGCTGCCCATCATGGTCTTCCGGCCCGACACCGGAGAGGTCATCTGGAGCAACGAGAACTTTTTGCAGCTGGCCGGCGTGCGGGAGCACCTTTTTGAGATGCGGGTGGAGGACGCGGTGCCCCATTTCCCCGTTCAGTGGCTTCTGGAGCGCAAACAGGAGTGCCCGGAGCGGGTGGAGATGAACAGCCGCCGCTTCCGGGTCTACGGCAGCCTGGTCCGGGCCAGGGGCCGGGGCGGGGAGCAGAGCCTGGTGGCCACCACCTACTGGGTGGACACCACCGAGGCCGACCACCTCCGCGCCGCCTACACCGCCACCCGCCCGGTGCTGGCGATTTTGATGCTGGACAACTACGAGGATTTGATGAAGGCCTGCGCCGACACGGCGCGCAGCGCCATCCTGGCCCAGATTGACGAAAAGCTGGGCGCCTGGGCCGCGGCGGGGGAGGGGCTGCTGCTGAAAACCGAGCGGGACCGCTACCTCTTCCTCTTTGAGGAGTGCCATTACCCCCACTTCGCGGAGGAGAAATTCTCCATCCTGGACTCCATCCGGGAGATCCGGCTGGGGGAGGGGGTCTATCCCACCCTCTCCATCGGCGTGGGCAAGGATGCCGACGGCATTCCGGAGCTCTATAAAAACGCCAAGCTCTCCCTGGAGATGGCCCTGAGCCGGGGCGGCGACCAGGCGGTGGTCCGGGGGAGAGTGGACTTTGAGTTCTACGGCGGGCGGAGCAAGTCCTCGGAAAAGCGGACGAAGGTGAAGTCCCGGGTGATGGCCAACGCCCTGCGGGAGCTGATGGCGGACGCCGGCGAGGTCTATATCATGGGCCACAGCTTTGCCGACATGGACGCCGTGGGCGCGGCGGTGGGCGTTTGCTGCGCGGCGAGAAAGCAGGGAAAGACCGCCCGGATCGTCATTGATCTGGAGCGCAACGCCGCCGGGCCGCTGCTGGCCGCTCTCCAGGCCCTGCCGGAGTACGCGGACGTCTTTCTCCCCGGCAGCGAGGCCTTTTTGCGGCTTCGTCCGGGGGCCCTTCTGGTGGTGGTGGACACCAGCCGCCCCGACATGGTGGAGAGCCACCAGGTGCTGGAGAGCTGCAACCGGGTGGCGGTCATCGACCACCACCGCCGCTCCGCCAGCTATATTGAAAACGCGGCCTTCAGCTTCCACGAGCCCTATGCCTCCTCCGCCTCGGAGCTGGTGACAGAGCTTTTGCAGTACCTGGTGGAGCCCATGGACCTTCTGCGGGAGGAGGCGGAGGCGCTTCTGGCGGGCATCGTGCTGGACACGAAGCACTTCACCCAGCGCACCGGCGGGCGGACCTTTGAGGCCGCGGCGTTTTTGCGGCGGGCGGGGGCAGACACCGCCTCGGTCCAGCGGCTGTTCCAAAGCGACCTTCAGGACATGGTCACTCGCTATGACATCATCCGGCGGGCGGACCTCTACCGGGAGAACATCGCCCTCTCCGTCATTCCCGAGGACGGGGTGGACCGGGTGGCCGCGGCCCAGGCCGCCGACGAGCTGCTGACCCTCAAGGGGGTCCAGGCCAGCTTTGTCCTCTACCGCAGCGGGGAGGATGTGCTGATGTCCGCCCGCTCCCTGGGGGATATCAACGTGCAGGTCATCTTAGAGGCCCTGGGCGGCGGCGGAAATTCCACCACCGCCGGCGGGCGGGTGGAGCATGGCGACGTTTCCGCCGTCAAGACGCGGCTGGTGGACGCCATCGACGCCTATTTTGAAAAATAA
- a CDS encoding ribonuclease J, translated as MAEKLKIIPLGGLNEIGKNMTVFEFGGEIIVVDCGMAFPGDDMYGIDSIIPDVTYLIKNRARIRGLFITHGHEDHVGAIPYVLKQVNMPIYCTRFTAGLIKLKLEEHGLTKSTKLITVEPGKSVRAGKFTVEFIHVNHSIADSVAFAIHTHMGTVVHTGDFKIDSTPIDGEVIDLARFGELGKEGVLCLCADSTNVERPGFTPSEKTVGATFARQFQNCDERIIVTTFASNVHRIQQVLTAAAQAGRKVAVTGRSMENMMRVSTELGYMKVPKNTLMDISRIKGLPKNKQVIVTTGSQGEEMSALYRMAFSTHKQVELGAGDKVIISASAIPGNEVTVGRVINELFRKGVKVVYDRADMLHVSGHACQEELKIIHALTKPRFFVPLHGEQRMLQIHSQVAQQMGMDRNHIAIADNGTVVELTTKTLKLGGTVPAGEIYVDGAGVGDVGTVVMRDRKRLAEDGMVVVVLPISAHNGDLLSEPEIVTRGFIYVKESGDLMKELQSVAQDAAESVSRKRARDDGELRGTVKSAVSSYLFKTTRRSPMVIPVVTRL; from the coding sequence ATGGCAGAAAAATTGAAAATCATTCCCTTGGGCGGACTCAATGAGATCGGCAAGAACATGACGGTCTTTGAGTTCGGCGGGGAGATCATCGTGGTGGACTGCGGCATGGCCTTCCCCGGGGACGACATGTACGGCATTGACTCCATCATCCCCGACGTGACCTATCTCATCAAAAACCGGGCCCGGATTCGGGGCCTCTTCATCACCCACGGCCACGAGGACCACGTGGGGGCCATCCCCTATGTGCTCAAGCAGGTGAACATGCCCATCTACTGCACCCGCTTCACCGCGGGCCTCATCAAGCTCAAGCTGGAGGAGCACGGTCTTACAAAGTCCACCAAGCTCATCACCGTGGAGCCGGGCAAGAGCGTCCGGGCGGGCAAGTTCACCGTGGAGTTCATCCATGTGAACCACTCCATCGCGGACTCCGTGGCCTTTGCCATCCACACCCACATGGGAACCGTGGTCCACACCGGCGACTTCAAGATCGACTCCACCCCCATCGACGGGGAGGTGATCGACCTGGCCCGGTTCGGGGAGCTGGGCAAGGAGGGCGTTTTGTGCCTGTGCGCCGACTCCACCAACGTGGAGCGCCCGGGCTTCACCCCATCGGAAAAAACGGTGGGAGCCACCTTTGCCCGCCAGTTCCAAAACTGCGACGAGCGCATCATCGTCACCACCTTCGCCTCCAACGTCCACCGGATTCAGCAGGTCCTTACCGCGGCGGCCCAGGCGGGGCGGAAGGTGGCCGTCACCGGCCGCAGCATGGAGAACATGATGCGGGTTTCCACGGAGCTGGGGTATATGAAGGTGCCCAAGAACACCCTCATGGACATCAGCCGGATCAAGGGCCTGCCCAAGAACAAGCAGGTCATCGTCACCACCGGCTCCCAGGGCGAGGAGATGAGCGCCCTGTACCGCATGGCCTTCTCCACCCACAAGCAGGTGGAGCTGGGGGCGGGGGACAAGGTGATTATCTCCGCCTCCGCCATCCCCGGCAACGAGGTCACGGTGGGCCGGGTCATCAACGAGCTCTTCCGCAAGGGGGTCAAGGTGGTCTACGACCGGGCCGACATGCTCCACGTCTCCGGCCACGCCTGCCAGGAGGAGCTGAAGATCATCCACGCCCTGACCAAGCCCCGGTTTTTCGTCCCCCTCCACGGCGAGCAGCGGATGCTCCAGATCCACTCCCAGGTGGCCCAGCAGATGGGCATGGACCGCAACCACATCGCCATTGCCGACAACGGCACCGTGGTGGAGCTGACCACCAAGACGCTGAAATTGGGCGGCACCGTGCCCGCCGGCGAGATCTACGTGGACGGCGCGGGCGTTGGCGACGTGGGGACCGTGGTCATGCGGGACCGCAAGCGCCTGGCTGAGGACGGCATGGTGGTGGTGGTCCTGCCCATCTCCGCCCACAACGGGGACCTGCTCAGCGAGCCGGAGATCGTCACCCGGGGCTTCATCTATGTCAAGGAGTCCGGGGATTTGATGAAGGAGCTTCAGAGCGTGGCCCAGGACGCGGCGGAGTCCGTCTCCCGCAAGCGCGCCCGGGACGATGGGGAGCTGCGGGGCACGGTGAAGTCCGCCGTCAGCAGCTACCTCTTCAAAACCACCCGGAGAAGTCCCATGGTCATTCCCGTTGTGACCAGACTGTAA
- a CDS encoding helix-turn-helix domain-containing protein, with amino-acid sequence MHEIIRNRRRELGLTQEQLAGKLGVSAPAVNKWERAGSYPDITLLPVLARTLGVDLNTLLSFQEDLTDQEIGMFLNTLHEAARAEGFDAAFARAEEKLREFPGNDRLAYSVAVLLEGLLCGGPEQRQEEIGALYERCRNSADPQVREWAVHALAIRLLKRGELDRAETLLEALSDTHRGKRETLAALRRRQGRTGEAWTLLERELFDHAHGLQTVLLKMIEWALEEGDWAYARLLSDRAEQAGACLDLSDYAVLSAPLQLALAEQDGPQAIRLLERMLRSLASPWDLSESPLYRHLLTKDAAGEAQTPLISLLLDEVERDQACAFLWELPEYRALLQRWRTP; translated from the coding sequence ATGCACGAGATCATTCGGAACCGGCGGAGGGAGCTGGGGCTGACCCAGGAACAGCTGGCGGGGAAGCTGGGGGTCTCCGCCCCAGCGGTGAACAAGTGGGAGCGGGCGGGCTCCTATCCGGACATCACGCTGCTGCCGGTGCTGGCCCGGACGCTGGGAGTGGATTTGAACACGCTGCTGAGCTTTCAGGAGGATTTGACGGACCAGGAGATCGGGATGTTTTTGAACACGCTCCATGAGGCGGCCCGGGCGGAGGGCTTCGACGCGGCCTTCGCCCGGGCGGAGGAAAAGCTCCGGGAGTTCCCGGGGAACGACCGTCTGGCCTACAGCGTAGCCGTGCTGCTGGAGGGGCTCCTCTGCGGCGGGCCGGAGCAAAGGCAGGAGGAGATCGGCGCCCTCTACGAGCGCTGCCGGAACAGCGCCGACCCTCAGGTTCGGGAGTGGGCCGTCCACGCCCTGGCCATCCGCCTGCTGAAGCGGGGGGAGCTGGACCGGGCGGAAACGCTGCTGGAAGCGCTCTCCGACACCCACCGGGGCAAGCGGGAAACCCTGGCTGCCCTGCGGCGCAGGCAGGGGCGCACGGGGGAGGCCTGGACGCTTTTGGAGCGGGAGCTCTTTGACCACGCCCACGGGCTTCAGACGGTGCTGCTGAAGATGATCGAGTGGGCCCTGGAGGAGGGGGACTGGGCCTATGCCCGCCTGCTCTCGGATCGGGCGGAGCAGGCGGGGGCATGTCTGGACCTCTCAGACTACGCGGTGCTCTCCGCGCCTTTGCAGCTGGCGCTGGCGGAACAGGACGGCCCCCAGGCCATCCGCCTGCTGGAGCGGATGCTCCGCAGCCTGGCCTCGCCCTGGGATTTGAGCGAGTCCCCGCTGTACCGCCATCTCTTGACAAAGGACGCCGCCGGGGAGGCCCAGACGCCGCTGATCTCCCTTCTGCTGGATGAGGTGGAGCGGGACCAGGCGTGTGCCTTCCTCTGGGAGCTGCCGGAGTACAGGGCGCTTCTCCAGCGCTGGAGGACGCCGTAA
- a CDS encoding DUF6291 domain-containing protein, with protein sequence MSEKTQMAFLFMADTIRRDAAAYAEKCANYQNAARRRAERSRAEPAPAAAPPKPGPEEEIVPAPAAIRRQLEALIREGRG encoded by the coding sequence ATGTCGGAAAAGACCCAGATGGCCTTCTTGTTCATGGCGGACACCATCCGCCGGGACGCGGCGGCCTACGCCGAAAAGTGCGCCAACTATCAAAACGCGGCCCGGCGCCGGGCGGAGAGGAGCCGGGCGGAGCCAGCCCCCGCGGCAGCGCCGCCCAAACCAGGGCCGGAGGAGGAGATTGTCCCCGCCCCAGCCGCCATCCGGCGGCAGCTGGAGGCGCTCATCCGGGAGGGCCGGGGCTAA
- a CDS encoding SPFH domain-containing protein gives MEGIFSIAAILILVALVLVLLIGNIHIVQQSKAYVVERLGAFHTVWNVGLHFKVPFLMRVAKKVSLKEQVADFAPQPVITKDNVTMQIDTVIYFQITDPKLYTYGVEHPMSAIENLTATTLRNIIGEMELDQSLTSRDTINAKMRSILDEATDPWGIKVNRVELKNIIPPKEIQNAMEKQMKAERERRESILQAEGQKQSQILVAEGEKQSAILKADAAKQAAILKAEGEKEARIMAAEAEAQAIMQVQQAMADSLRLLNAAAPNDQVVKLKALEAMQKVADGKATKIIIPSELQGLAGLAASAKAVFESEEPKAE, from the coding sequence ATGGAAGGCATTTTCAGTATCGCGGCTATCTTGATTCTGGTGGCGCTGGTTCTGGTGCTGCTGATCGGCAACATTCACATTGTCCAGCAGTCCAAGGCGTATGTGGTGGAGCGCTTGGGCGCGTTCCACACCGTGTGGAATGTGGGTCTGCACTTCAAGGTGCCCTTTCTCATGCGGGTGGCCAAGAAGGTGTCCTTGAAGGAGCAGGTGGCGGACTTCGCCCCCCAGCCCGTCATCACCAAGGACAACGTCACCATGCAGATCGACACGGTCATCTACTTCCAGATTACCGATCCCAAGCTCTATACCTACGGCGTGGAGCACCCCATGAGCGCCATTGAGAACCTCACGGCAACGACGCTGCGCAACATCATCGGTGAGATGGAGCTGGACCAATCCCTCACCAGCCGGGACACCATCAACGCCAAGATGCGCTCCATTCTGGACGAGGCCACGGACCCCTGGGGCATCAAGGTCAACCGGGTGGAGCTGAAGAACATCATCCCGCCCAAGGAGATCCAGAACGCCATGGAAAAGCAGATGAAGGCGGAGCGGGAGCGCCGGGAGTCCATCCTCCAGGCGGAGGGCCAGAAGCAGAGCCAGATTCTGGTGGCCGAGGGCGAGAAGCAGTCCGCCATCCTGAAGGCGGACGCCGCCAAGCAGGCCGCGATTTTGAAGGCCGAGGGCGAGAAGGAGGCCCGCATTATGGCCGCGGAGGCGGAGGCCCAGGCCATCATGCAGGTGCAGCAGGCCATGGCGGACTCCCTGCGTCTTTTGAACGCCGCCGCGCCCAACGACCAGGTGGTGAAGCTCAAGGCGCTGGAGGCCATGCAGAAGGTGGCGGACGGCAAGGCCACGAAGATCATCATCCCCTCGGAGCTCCAGGGCCTGGCGGGCCTGGCGGCCAGCGCAAAGGCCGTCTTTGAAAGCGAGGAGCCCAAAGCCGAATAA
- a CDS encoding NfeD family protein has protein sequence MPFGQRLQEVRRKNGMTQEEFAAQLKVSRQAVSKWESCRGYPEIEKIIFICNRYGVTMNELFCEEVPLPGREARAPEHPERRTLKTALSSFFTNLSPENKWVGAGSLLCVTLLLLLCIKLLKGGVDHMMTFVWIGAIIVFGIVEAATAGLVSIWFVVGSVAALLAAAAGLSLLAQIVLFLVVSAAALAATRPLVRKLSTGKAVPTNADRVLGATGKVTETIDNENSSGAVYVDGKTWTARSADGAVIPAGEPVEITSMEGVKLIVNPCVEKEGVQ, from the coding sequence ATGCCCTTTGGACAGCGGTTGCAGGAGGTGCGCCGGAAAAACGGAATGACGCAGGAGGAGTTTGCCGCCCAGCTCAAGGTCTCGCGGCAGGCGGTCAGCAAGTGGGAGTCCTGCCGGGGCTATCCGGAGATTGAAAAAATCATTTTCATCTGCAACCGCTATGGCGTGACGATGAACGAGCTGTTTTGCGAGGAGGTCCCCCTTCCCGGGCGGGAGGCGCGGGCCCCGGAGCACCCGGAGCGCCGGACGCTGAAAACAGCGCTGTCCTCGTTTTTCACGAATCTCTCTCCGGAGAACAAGTGGGTGGGCGCCGGCAGTCTGCTCTGCGTGACGCTGCTGCTCCTGCTGTGTATCAAACTTTTGAAAGGAGGCGTGGATCACATGATGACCTTTGTTTGGATTGGAGCCATCATCGTCTTTGGCATTGTGGAGGCGGCGACGGCGGGGCTGGTCTCCATCTGGTTTGTGGTGGGCTCCGTGGCGGCTCTGCTGGCCGCGGCGGCGGGATTGAGCCTTCTGGCCCAGATCGTGCTGTTTCTCGTGGTCTCGGCGGCGGCTCTGGCGGCCACCCGGCCCCTGGTGCGAAAGCTCTCCACCGGCAAGGCGGTGCCTACCAACGCGGACCGGGTGCTGGGAGCCACCGGCAAGGTGACGGAGACCATCGACAACGAAAATTCCTCCGGCGCCGTCTATGTGGACGGCAAGACCTGGACCGCCCGCAGCGCCGACGGCGCCGTGATTCCGGCCGGGGAACCTGTGGAGATTACGTCCATGGAGGGCGTGAAGCTCATTGTCAATCCATGTGTGGAAAAGGAAGGAGTTCAATAA